ctaAAGGCGAATTCCAGATCCGGAAGTTCATACGGACCAAAACCACTAAATTCACTACTGGAAATGCATGCCTAGAACCCAACCCTATCAAACAAATGTGCGTGTGTGTGCGCGAGTGCATGTGTGTGGACATAGAACACGTATATGCACTCGTGCACCCACACTACATGACTCCAACCGCAGGTCTAGTACTTTCACACCGGTGATAACTCAGTTAAGGGAATCCAAATTACATGAACAGGAGAAAATTGTTCATATCAAGCGTCACGCTTAATCCTATCCTGATCCTGCAGCATATGCCGCATTGTACAAAAACACCAAACACACCTTGAAGGGGAGATACTAAGCATTTAAAAGTATTCAAAGCTTAAATCCGTCATTTGCTTAAGCAACATGTCACAGATGCTGGCCTCAATAATTatcttcatcatcatcgtcaCTCTCCATCTTGACCTGCATCGTTAAAAATAAGAGACATCAACATTTAAcatcatattattatttttttattagaaagaataagaagaaaagcATTGCATGACGGGGGAATGCTTCATGTGTGTTAAAATGGGAAACACATTGCTACACAAAATAACTCAACAACATAACCCAAACAAGTACTTTACTCTCTCCCTCCTTCCTCCTCTAGTCCTTTGTTTTCTGCCTCCATCTCCCTCCGTCTCCTTTCTCAATCATTTCCCTCCCGTTATTCCTTCTCTTTGTTTCTGTTGCTTTAACTCTATTTGGGttcatatcattttttttctttcttccttgttcTATTTTCACTCCCTCTTCACTTTCTGTGTACAAATttgtttccttcaatttttcaaGATTAAGCAGGAGTTGATGCAAGATGagtaacaaagaaaacaaaattttcagtGTAAGACTATAAAATCGATGCGAAGATTGGTTCATATTGAACTAAAAGAGGTGgaaaaataagattttgaatTAGTGGATGGTAGAAGAACAAGACTGTTTTGGTAGCACAAGATTTGTGATTTCCTGTTAAAAATACAATGAGGCTACAAGCTGTGCTTTTACTACACAAATCACTTtagctatttatttatttattggaagTAGGAAAGAGGAAAATCTCAGTCTAGTGAAGATGTCACTAATCTGTTAATGTGGCACTCGTCAtgtaaaaattagaaagaaggGAAGTGTGATTCTCAGAAGTGTGATTCTCAGTCTCGGAAGAAAGGGTGAAAACTCAAGAAAGCCAATGAACTGAGTATCCACACTGAAAAGTGTTAAAGAAACCACAACGAATAACACATATCAAGTATATAATTAAATTGCTCACCTTTATTTATTGtgaagaaaaacatttgaattttAGTCATTATCCTCTTTTCCGTAGTCGTATACTATCTCAATCTGCATTAAACAACAAATACCACCATGGTTAAACCCATTCCAGGTGCAGCATTGTTCCAGGAGGGAATAGCATGATAAACAGGAACAATGCAATGccaagaaattttttaaaaagtaaataactTTCTACTTGCAATAGGAAGCCACCATTTTGTTGGAGACTGACAACGGTAatattaaaccaaaaaaatcgTAATTATGAAAGCAAATTAGTGCTCTAAAGGATCCTGTTAAACTTGACCAATAACAGTATTCTATCTtcctgaatgaaataaagaatgaTGGTAGAACGTCAGTTAAAACAAACTAGTAGGTAACTAAGAAAACTCTCAAGGATCCATTTTTTAAGACTGGGCAATAACAGTACTCTTATCTTCCTGAATGAAATAAAGGATGACGATAGAAcgtaaaaaataaaagcaaaaagtCAACAAATTAAACTCTTAGTTTTGAGTACTCATCTAGAAATGATAATTATGCCAGCTATTATACGACTGTAACATAAGAGAATACTTGTCCAATTCCACTTGTGCCCTCTGGTTAGAAAACGAATGCGTGACTAGTTTACTAGACACAAAGTAAACATAAGACACAACACAACAAGTGAATCAAAAGCAAGTaagaaaatgattgaaaaaaatGTAGATGTCCTCAAAATAGATGTGAAGAAGTAATACTCAAAAGCACAATGATAAACCGAAGAATGAGTTGTAATAAAATTACCCCAGCCGGTGGAGTAGGATTCCGGTGAAACTTTGAACCACCGGGGGCCCAAGGAACTGCACAGACAAAATGGAGAGAGGAGAAGATGAGACCATATATAAAACCATTAGTAAAATCATAATCTGGGAAACACATGGATTAATTAAGTAAAATAAAGATAGACCAAACCTATTAGAATTTACAAAAGCAAGCTCTCAATTCTAGTTTTTATCAATATACAAATGAGAACAAAGACATGGCTTTAGGGATATTTTAATAGGGCACCACAATATTGattccaaaaataaataaataattaatatgaGCACCAAGCTAACCAGAGACAGACATAGACCACCATAGAGATACGCATATAACTTTCTAAGCACTGATGAGTTTGTTGATCATCCAAGATAATTTCTCGAGCATAAGGTAGCTTAAACGCACTAAGAAAATTTGAGGTGAGGTTGAAACCCCATCAAATCTAGAATGAATGCCAGTTCCAAAATCCTCTCTCCCTAAACTACTACCCATATTAAAAGCTTAAAAGACATTAGAGCTTACAGCAAAAAATGAGGTCCAGAACATCAAACAAGAAACACAGAACCTATATGCCTGGAATTTTATATAAGCTGTTCCCTTGCTTTCCAATTGAGGGCAAAAGCAATGAATTTTTGTAAGTAAAATCGGCAATTTATGAAAGGGATTGTACCAATGTAAGGATCGGGGTGGCGCCACTTATTGTAAGTGGCTTCGGCATTCGCTATGAGTCTATCAACGGTGTCAGGATCTTCCTGTAAATCCAcaccaatcaaacaatcaaacCATCAATCAAAAGGGTACCTTAATTCATTAGCAAAGCAATCAAAAGGGTACATTTATTCAATACAGAAAATGCAGACAAgccaaacaaatcaaaatttgaaactgaatgtgaaaaattcaaaagtaaacGAATCGAAAtcgaaacaaaaacaataacaacaaaaattgGGAAATTGAATAAAAGGGAAGAGACCAACCACATGCTTGTTGGTTTCGAACCTCTCGCGGAGGGCATCAgcctgaaaaaacaaaaaataatcagAAAGCGATTGAAATCGAATGCATGCAATGGTTGATGGATGGTTGTGATTGAATAATGAAGATTGTAAAAGGGGCCCGAGAGCTCGAGTACATCTGGGTAGAAGAGGTGGCGGTGAACGGCCCAGTTGAGAGTGTCTCTGAGCGCTCGCCTGTAGAGGATCCGAACCTTCTCCTTCTGAGCTGCTCGACGAGCTACGTACGCTGCTGTTGACACTCcgctcatctctctctcctccctctctctccctctctctgcaGTCTTCCTTGTTTCACGTCTTTCTACAGATGAAATTTGATGACGAAATGACTGGCTGTCAACACGGCGTCGTTTCCTTTCTGGGCCGAACGATGTTAACGTAATTGGGTAGGGCTGGGCAGGAACCGAAACTCAACCAGGTTCGAACCGGTCGGTTCGGTTTTATTCAGTATTTTCTCGGTTTTCGATATGAACCCAACGAGTTATCTAATAAACTGATTCTGAGACCAGTTTTGGATAGTTTTAGGGGTGTGCAAACAGGTCTAGGATCACCGCGGCGGGCAACGGATGAGCTCGAATTTAGTAGAGAAGAAACGGGGTAGGACGGGCGGGGCTTGGATATGTATGAGGCAAGACGGGTCAAAACTTTAGTAATACAGGCCCCAGACCGACTCGTTTATTACATACATTTGTAGTGGACAATTACCAACGAAACAACACGGCAAAAATTGTTCTTCCTTGCAAATTTGGATAGGTATTTTTACTTTTAGTGTGCACTTCCTACACTTCTCATCTTGTTTTGGTGATTCTaatattcataaattataattaCCACGAGCATACATTACGTATAATACATGTTTTTGAAAACCTGATAGCGTATGAGACAGAGGCTAAGGGAAAGACAACAAACCATTTATTGATAATTTTTACACACAACAGTcacaaagattaaaaaaaaaaactacatttcAGGAAAGCTGGAACAAAACCAGGAAACCATATTACCAAAATCACAACATAGCTTTCTAAGCTGAGCATGCCGCCTAAGATTTATACAATTCCTATAAATAATCGTAGGCAATCTGTTTCAAGTTTTGATGACGAAAACAACGCTATGTGGCCTATATGATTTGAGAAACCGCCTATCTATAGTGGTATAGTGGTATATTATATGAGAGCAGCATGTTATATAAGAGATACCATGCTATTTTTCCATCCAAAGGATCTACGCCTTGCTTTCGGCGGTGTGAAACTAAGCCCGAACATTCCCTTGAGCGCCTGACCCTGCTCTGCGAACATCACCAGCTTTGCAACAATGGCGGCGCTATCTGTAATGTGGTTCATATCCTTTGTGTTACTCCACAAGCAGTTGGCCAGCTGCAGCCTCCTGCGCTTTGAATGCAGTGCAATACCCCACTTCTGGAAgagtctctttctctcttctgcCGAAAACCTTTTCTGCATCAGCTTGCTTAGCTTTACTCTCTCCCGACCGATAGCTTTCATGCTGTGTCGAAATAAACACGTTGCAGCCATAAACCAGAACAGTATTTTAGTCAACTTGTGCACGAAATAGATGTTAGCACAGAAACAAGACATTATTCAAAAAATAAGAACGACATTgagtaaaaagaaagaaaaaacagacACGAGAGTGAACCTTGAAGCCAGTGTGAGTGCCTGACCATTTTCGACAGCTTGATCTCCACGGGAAAAAGTTTCCTTGAGGAAAGATAATCTCCTAAGTTCAACCTCCATGTAAATGGAATCCGTTGGATCACCTTTGAAGAGCAAGAAAAAGTAGGTTCGATGGACCACTGATATATAGCAAGTTTGCCAAAGTTCAAATACGGCCCTCTGCTTTCTCTCAAATTCCAGAGGCCAATCAGCAGTTTCTGATAATTCCAGCATTGGGTCTACTCCtacatctttcacattctttgCAAACTTTTCCCCCGTCTCTTGGTCCTAGCACGCACATACAGATACATGTCAAACAAAGCAATAGATTTGTGAGAAGCTGACTAGCCCAAATGCCTTACAATAAATAAATGCAAATTACAGTATAACTATTTGTAAATAAGTTGTGAGGGCATGCAACTTAAgataatttatgaatttgtAAAATTCCACATCCACGCAAGCCACATTAACCTGTTGAAACGTTTAAACGTCTTTAAGTTTATCGATTATCTCCAACATGGAAAAGCAAATGTTGCAATCTCACCCCAACTTTGTTGATATAAAAATTATGAACTTAAAAAGTGGGAATCTTGAGAGAGTAAGACTAATGCATAATGTTTCACATTCTCATGCATAAGTTCTCATGAACTTATCACCTTCAAGGATATTATCTAATTATTATAACAAGCAAAGACAGACACAAAAAATGATGGGGTTTTTTCTAGTGGACAAACTCAAAATTAAGGCACATTCTCACCTGACCGTTGACAAGTTGTCTGTCATTCTCAAGCTTTTTGGCCATTTTCTTTAGTCCCGTGACAAAAGTATGAACACTGGCAATATCCTCATCTGCAGTCCGTCCTTCTAACTCATCCACGGCACTCCCAAGGGAAGATTGAGAATCATTTCTTGACAACCTTGCGCTGGAATCATAATGTAATAATGGAACCTTCCTCCCGCTAAAACCTTCTGGTCTCCCAGGAAAGCTTTTCTCAAACCAATTAGGTGGGGTTCTCTCCGATTTATCCGGTGAAGATGAGCCACCCGTGAAATTTTCTCTACAACTCCAGCTCCTAGTTAACTTTAGGCTTCTAGATTGTTCTTCAGGGTAAGGACTACCAAGAGAATCAATCGTCATTTGTACATCACGTAGTCTCTGTTCGAATGTGCCATATGTAAAACCATTTTGCATCTGACTCCCTTCTCTATCTGCATTCACTGGGGTTGATATCATTTCTTGACCTGCTAAACTTGCATCCCCAGATGTTACTTCATTTTCAACAGTAGATAAAGCAAGGGATCCAGAATTCTTGTCCCTGCTTGACTCTTCCATCTCAATACAGCGGACTTCTTTGCAGTAGTCATCAGTATCTTCTGCAGTCCCACCTGTGGGATCCTCTACACTCTGGCATGAATCAGATCTAAATTTCTCAAGAATCTGTCCGTATACCTCCTCAGGACTGCTCTCACCGTCTCTGTCATCAAAATGAGGATTGCTGAACTTTCTGACGCCATTCATATAATAAGGATCAGCCACACCTGATGATACTGAGCCTTCATCATCTGACACATCCCCAGCGTTCCATTTAGGATTGAGATTATCTGAAGGCtgaaagagaagaaacaagcaagaattagAAGAACAAAGGTATATAACATGTAATAAAACTCCATAGTAAATAAGCAAGAATATGTACTTGTCTGGAATCGTTATCCTTTCCAACCATCCGCAGTAAATCCACCACCCGTGATTCAGCAAGATCACATTGCTTTTTCAGCTCTCTAATTTCCTTGTCCATCTGAAAAAGGTCACAAGTCATGTCTTGGTTTAAATGCATTCAATTAGACACCCACTTGTATCAAAACGTGGTTACAGATTCCAAAAATGGGCATGGATGAATTCGAAGCCTACAGCACACTTACACCTAAGCTGAGTACATGAGTCAAAGCAGCCCGTTTTATGATCTTATAAGAAGCACagaataaataatgaaattgtGTAGATACTAGGTACATGGAGATTTCCTAGAAGcaaattcaaattattcaaTACGTCTAAACTACCGTCTTCCAGACCTATCTTCTGAAATGAAATTCTTTCAATTGCCATCTGCCACGGGTCTTCAGAAATGTCTCCATAACTGTGCTTATATTTAATTCCCATTGACAGGTATTATTCCCTAATTGTAAACTTTCGAAGAAAGAGAATCATTACCTTTTCAATCTGAAGATCTTTCTTTCTAAGCAACGCTGGGTAATCACAAGTTGAGGAAGGGGGGCCAGGAATCCTCAACTCACTCTCCAATCTAGCCAGCTCTTTCTGTAAATGTTTAACAAGGGCCTTATCTGACATGACTACATTGACCTGTGCTTTTGTAGTCACTTCTTTTGCACAACAAGCAAACAAAAGAGTGTTTCTTGTTTGTTCAACATGGCTTCGTGTGGGGCTCAAAGTGCAAATGATGGCAGTTCTAGCATTACCACCCAAGGCCGGCTGCAGTATGCGTGTTAGCTTAGAATCTCTGTAATTGATGTGGCCATTCCTTCCTTTACTGCGTACAAAAATATCAGATTTGAAATCAAAGGTTCAAAACAGGTTAGTACACATGCATGTAgataaacataattaaaaagaaaatgtccagaataaataataatttactaGACCTTTGCCTGTCAAATGAACTTGGTAAAGTATATGACATAAAGGAAGGACGGATTATACAAACCTTAGCTTGCGAATAACAGTGCTAAGAGTTAGTAAACTGCGATTAATGTGGCAGCCTTCTTTTAATCTCATCCCAGCAGATAATGCCTGGGCTGCACGCTCGCTTCCTGCCAAGTCCACAAAATTCTGCAACAAACCCATGACTTCTGGATTTAATATCTACTTAATATTGCAAATGGAAACAATGAAATTAAATTAACAGAACATTTTATATATTCTACCAAGTATCCAATCtagaaataattaatatataccaCGCTAGCTGCAAGGGTGGTTGAATTGCCTTTGcctaggaactcacgagcagaACTTTCAATTGCCTACAAGTTAAAGTTGGATTAAGCAAAGTAGTCTAAGGCACTGCATATGAAATGAATATACCCTTATCAAAGAAAATCCAGGGGGAGGGGCATACCAGTTTAATAATTTGATGTGATCTAGAGCTTTTTTCGTTTAATGCAGTCTCCCCTATCTGTCTTTGAGCTGAAATAATACACTCAAATAATTAAGATATAATACTTTGTGGTAAATGCAGTATTTTCTCAAATGATTTACCTTCACAAATAGAAAGGAGCTCCTTTAAATGGTTCCAGTCCCTCAGAGTTTCCTCTGTGATTTTCTCTATTACGGTTCCCCGCTGATGAGAATATGCAAGTGTTAAAGCAAAACTCATATACACATGAAAATAACTATCTCAAGAAAATAAAAGTAGCAGAAGGCACCAACCTCAGGATCATCTAGCAGCCTAAGCGGAGTATTATCTGTGCTTAGGAGGTCTCTAACAGCTTCATTGTATATCTCAATAGCTGAAAACTTAACAACAAAAGCTCGTTCCTCATGCTGAATGAAATAGCAATCTTTATATTAGTGTGGTTTGCATTAGAAACTGTCTTTATATTATTAACGTCTGCAAATAAACAGTAGTCAagtaataaaattgaaaagaagcaAAGCATCAAACTTATTAGTAATCATTCTTACCGCATGTATATAATCAAATATTTCTGCTACTGTGAACTCTGTTATACCATTCATAGTGTACGTTTTCCCACTGCTTGTTTGACCATATGCAAAAATACTTGCTGAGAAAGAAAATTTTGGTGTAAACTTTTCACTAGTTG
This genomic stretch from Pyrus communis chromosome 2, drPyrComm1.1, whole genome shotgun sequence harbors:
- the LOC137725466 gene encoding NADH dehydrogenase [ubiquinone] 1 beta subcomplex subunit 9-like gives rise to the protein MSGVSTAAYVARRAAQKEKVRILYRRALRDTLNWAVHRHLFYPDADALRERFETNKHVEDPDTVDRLIANAEATYNKWRHPDPYIVPWAPGGSKFHRNPTPPAGIEIVYDYGKEDND
- the LOC137725986 gene encoding kinesin-like protein KIN-7E; the encoded protein is MGAIGGEDLVKWEKMQGATAREEKILVLVRLRPLSEKEVAASEVADWECINDTTILYRNTLREGSTFPTAYTFDKVFRGDCSTRQVYDEGAQQIALSVVNGINSSIFAYGQTSSGKTYTMNGITEFTVAEIFDYIHAHEERAFVVKFSAIEIYNEAVRDLLSTDNTPLRLLDDPERGTVIEKITEETLRDWNHLKELLSICEAQRQIGETALNEKSSRSHQIIKLAIESSAREFLGKGNSTTLAASVNFVDLAGSERAAQALSAGMRLKEGCHINRSLLTLSTVIRKLSKGRNGHINYRDSKLTRILQPALGGNARTAIICTLSPTRSHVEQTRNTLLFACCAKEVTTKAQVNVVMSDKALVKHLQKELARLESELRIPGPPSSTCDYPALLRKKDLQIEKMDKEIRELKKQCDLAESRVVDLLRMVGKDNDSRQPSDNLNPKWNAGDVSDDEGSVSSGVADPYYMNGVRKFSNPHFDDRDGESSPEEVYGQILEKFRSDSCQSVEDPTGGTAEDTDDYCKEVRCIEMEESSRDKNSGSLALSTVENEVTSGDASLAGQEMISTPVNADREGSQMQNGFTYGTFEQRLRDVQMTIDSLGSPYPEEQSRSLKLTRSWSCRENFTGGSSSPDKSERTPPNWFEKSFPGRPEGFSGRKVPLLHYDSSARLSRNDSQSSLGSAVDELEGRTADEDIASVHTFVTGLKKMAKKLENDRQLVNGQDQETGEKFAKNVKDVGVDPMLELSETADWPLEFERKQRAVFELWQTCYISVVHRTYFFLLFKGDPTDSIYMEVELRRLSFLKETFSRGDQAVENGQALTLASSMKAIGRERVKLSKLMQKRFSAEERKRLFQKWGIALHSKRRRLQLANCLWSNTKDMNHITDSAAIVAKLVMFAEQGQALKGMFGLSFTPPKARRRSFGWKNSMVSLI